GGCTGTGGCGTTGGCGGAAATGTGTATCGCTTTTTGATGATGCACGAAAGCATGGGATTTGTGGATGCGGTGAAACAACTGGCGCAGGAATCGGGCATCGAAATTCCCGTAACTGACGAAGTGCGGCAGCAGGAAAGCGAGAGCGAACGGCTGTATCGATCCAACGAAATCGCCACGCGCTTTTTTCAGCATCACTTGCAGCATGCGCCGAAAAACCTGATAGATTATCTCGCAAAACGCGGTATTTCTGAAGAAAGCCTGAAGAAATTTGAAATCGGTTACGCCCCGGAAGGTTGGGATAATCTTCGGAAATATCTCGAAAAAGGCAATTATCCCATTGCGCTGTACGAAAAACTCGGGCTGCTGCTCAAAAGTGAAAAAAACGGCAATTTATACGATCGATTTCGGCAACGGCTAATGTTTCCGATCCACAATCCCGCCGGAAAAGTGGTCGGTTTCGGCGGTCGTCAATTGGTGGATGAGAAAAATTCACCGAAATACATCAACTCACCGGAATCGCAGATTTACCAAAAAAGTAACGTGCTGTACGGACTGAATTTTGCGCGTGAAGCCATTCGCGAACACGGATTTGCAATTTTTGTCGAAGGCTACATGGACGTGATTCAATTGATGCAATCCGGTATCCAAAACGTGGTTGCCACCAGCGGAACCGCGCTCACGGAAGCGCATGCGCGACTCATTCGCAGATACGCCCAGCGGGTGGTGCTTTGTTACGATGCCGACAATGCCGGCATCAACGCGGCGGCACGCGGCGGCGAAATTTTGTTTCAGAACAACGTGGAAACCGATGTGCTCATTTTGCCGCAGGGCGAAGATCCCGATAGTTACACCCGCCAAAATGGTGCGGATGCATTTTTGAATTTGCTCAAATCGGCGTCTGATTATTTTACTTTCCGGCTGAAACTATTGGCAGACAATAAAAATCTGCAAAACGCCCGCGAACGTTCCGAGGCGGTAAATGAATTGCTGGACGTTCTCGCGCCGATGCAGGATGCCATTCGCGCCAGCTTTTATCTGGAAAAAATTACCGAAAACTGGCAGATTCCCGCAAATGTGCTCATGACTGAGCTGGATAAAAAGCAGGCTGCCATTCAACGCCGTGAACGGTTTGGCAGTTTACAAAATGAACCGCAAATGCCGTCGCCGCCAGACGAATCTCCAAAAACAAAACGCCATGCACCGCTGGTTTTGTCGGGCGCATGGGGTGGGGAAAAAGATATATTATTGTTGTTGCTGACCTATTTTATCGACCTCCACGAATTTGTATTTTCTCATTTGGAGCCATCGGATTTTCTGAATCCGGAGTTTCGACGTGTGTTCGAAATCATCAAATCCCAACCGCCGGAAGTGGGTGAAAACGTGTTGCACCACGTGCTCGATCAAATCGAAAATGAGGAAATGCGTTCGCTGCTCGTCAAAGAAATGTTCGAAAATAATAAAGAATTCCAAAAACCGGTGCTGTATGTTCAGGGCTGCATAAAGCAAATAAAAATAGAAGGTTATCGTTCCAAAATTGATGTGGCGAAACGACGGTTGAAAGAAATTAAACCCGATAACCCGGAATATTTCACAATTCTTGCCGAAATGCAGGAAGCAATGAACGGCATGAAAACCTGGCAAAATGTGGTGCCGAGCGATGAAGGCTGATTGAATCCCCAAAAAGTGCTTTTGTATTCGCTGCGATTTACGTAAATTTTGAAACAAAATGTGTTCAGCCGCATTAAAAATGGCAAACACGGGAGCTATAAAATGAAGAAATTGATCTGGTTTACGTTTGTTGTGATGTTAATTCCGGCATTGGCAAGTGCCCAATACAAAAGCCAAACCAAAACACCGGAAATGCGGGAAGTGATTGCTGCGCCCACCAATTTGTTTCTCGGTTTTTTGAATTCAAATAAATTGACGATGAATCATTCATTTTCCAGCAGCTTTTCGACCGGTGGCGGCGGCAGTATCATGATGAACGCTTATGTGAATAGCATTAATTATCAGTTCAATGATAAACTATGGTTAAATATGGATTTAGGCATTATGAATTCGCCCTATAACTCATATTTGAAAAATTCCCCGGCGCAGGATCAGTTGAATTCAACCAAATTTTTTGGCGGCGGCGAACTCAATTATCGCCCATCCGATAAAATGCAGTTGAGCCTTGGCGTTTATTCCACACCGTATTTGTATCAGGGCGGCTATTATTATTCCCCGCTCAATCAGCATCGATTTGGCGATCAGTAAAGCATTGTAACATTTCATATTAGAATTACCGATCATTTTTAGTCACAATAACGAGGTGAAATGTTTTTTACTTGTATCACCCCGCTGTTGTGACTTATTTTTTGGACTGAAAATTTGATCTGGACTAAAAAAAATTACAACTCAAGGATTGAAATTGGCACAAAGAACCCGACGTAATATGTCTGATCCCCGGATCAAACGCATGGTGAATGCGCAGGAAAATCCAAATCGTTCCAAGCCCGGACGGAACGGTTCCAATAATGCATCTGCGGTTGCATTTCTCAAAGTATTGGTATTGCTTGCGATAATCGTCAGCGGCATTGCGGTTTTGGTGTATCCGAATCAGGAAGTCGTTTCGGAAATTTGGAGAAGTGCGTTTCATTCAAATAAAACAGCGGTACTGCAAAATGATACTGCAGCATTGCCAGCCAAAACGCCCGGCGAACTGAATTTGGAGGCTGAAACAGTTGCATCGGAGAATGGTGATACCAGCGAGCAATCAACAGAAAATACCCAATCGCCCCAACCAGTGGAACGGGGAATTCAGGTTGAAGTGTTGAACGGCTGCGGTGTGAGTGGTCTGGCGGACCGGATAACCAAATTTTTGCGAAAGCAGGACATCGACGTCGTTTCCACCGGCAATTTCGATAATTTTGATGTGCTCACCACCCGCATTCTCGATCGCAGTGATAATCATGAACGTGCCGAAAAAGTTGCCGAAGCGCTGGGTTTGTCAAAAGATCGCATCCTGTTACGCAAGGATGTCAACCTTCAATTAGACGTAACAATTGTTCTCGGTGCGGATTACAAATCGCTGGAACCGTTGAAATAACGAAACAAAGATCACCCATTAAATATCTGTAATTTATTAATTTAAACAGTTGAAAGAACGAATGACGTCAAAAGAACTGGCGAATATGATTTCGCAATTGGCACTGGAGAAAAAGGGCCAGGATATCACAATAATGGATTTACACTCGATTTCAGATATCACAGATTATTTTGTGATTATCACGTGTGGATCGGATATCCAAACCAAAACGGTTGCCAATCACATCGAAAAAACCCTCCGCGATGAAAAAATTACGCTGTACCACCGGGAAGGGATGAACAAATTAAACTGGGTACTGCTCGACTACGTGGACGTGGTTGTGCATATTTTCCGCGATGAAACGCGGGAATTTTATGCGTTGGAGCGGTTATGGGCAGATGCAAAAGTGACAAAGGTGGAAGAGGATGCTGACCTTAGAGTCGTACCTGGCAAATCAAATTAATCTTGCATTAAACGCACTCGGATTTCCCGAAAAAGCATACAATTTTGATCGCCCCAAACTGGATGAACATGGCGATATCAGTGTGAATCTGGCGATGTTGCTGACCAAAGATTTGCGGAAAAATCCCCGGCAAATTGCCCAGGAAATTATTG
The window above is part of the Calditrichia bacterium genome. Proteins encoded here:
- the rsfS gene encoding ribosome silencing factor, which translates into the protein MTSKELANMISQLALEKKGQDITIMDLHSISDITDYFVIITCGSDIQTKTVANHIEKTLRDEKITLYHREGMNKLNWVLLDYVDVVVHIFRDETREFYALERLWADAKVTKVEEDADLRVVPGKSN
- a CDS encoding DNA primase; its protein translation is MAGIPEHIIDQIRDSSNIVDVVGRYVSLKKRGRNFIGLCPFHNEKTPSFNVNPDRQIFHCFGCGVGGNVYRFLMMHESMGFVDAVKQLAQESGIEIPVTDEVRQQESESERLYRSNEIATRFFQHHLQHAPKNLIDYLAKRGISEESLKKFEIGYAPEGWDNLRKYLEKGNYPIALYEKLGLLLKSEKNGNLYDRFRQRLMFPIHNPAGKVVGFGGRQLVDEKNSPKYINSPESQIYQKSNVLYGLNFAREAIREHGFAIFVEGYMDVIQLMQSGIQNVVATSGTALTEAHARLIRRYAQRVVLCYDADNAGINAAARGGEILFQNNVETDVLILPQGEDPDSYTRQNGADAFLNLLKSASDYFTFRLKLLADNKNLQNARERSEAVNELLDVLAPMQDAIRASFYLEKITENWQIPANVLMTELDKKQAAIQRRERFGSLQNEPQMPSPPDESPKTKRHAPLVLSGAWGGEKDILLLLLTYFIDLHEFVFSHLEPSDFLNPEFRRVFEIIKSQPPEVGENVLHHVLDQIENEEMRSLLVKEMFENNKEFQKPVLYVQGCIKQIKIEGYRSKIDVAKRRLKEIKPDNPEYFTILAEMQEAMNGMKTWQNVVPSDEG
- a CDS encoding LytR C-terminal domain-containing protein, producing the protein MSDPRIKRMVNAQENPNRSKPGRNGSNNASAVAFLKVLVLLAIIVSGIAVLVYPNQEVVSEIWRSAFHSNKTAVLQNDTAALPAKTPGELNLEAETVASENGDTSEQSTENTQSPQPVERGIQVEVLNGCGVSGLADRITKFLRKQDIDVVSTGNFDNFDVLTTRILDRSDNHERAEKVAEALGLSKDRILLRKDVNLQLDVTIVLGADYKSLEPLK